In Serratia marcescens subsp. marcescens ATCC 13880, a single genomic region encodes these proteins:
- the iscX gene encoding Fe-S cluster assembly protein IscX → MGLKWTDSREIGEALYDQYPDTDPKTVRFTDMHQWICDLEEFDDDPQASNEKVLEAILLVWLDEAE, encoded by the coding sequence ATGGGACTGAAGTGGACCGACAGCCGTGAAATCGGCGAAGCCCTGTACGACCAATACCCGGACACCGATCCGAAAACCGTGCGTTTTACCGACATGCATCAGTGGATCTGCGATCTGGAAGAGTTCGATGACGATCCGCAGGCTTCCAACGAAAAAGTACTGGAAGCGATCCTGCTGGTCTGGTTAGATGAAGCGGAGTAA
- the hscA gene encoding Fe-S protein assembly chaperone HscA has protein sequence MALLQISEPGLSAAPHQRRLAAGIDLGTTNSLVATVRSGQAETLADDQGRHLLPSVVHYQADAQRVGWEAHQQAAQDPANTVSSIKRMMGRSLADVQQRYPNLPYQFQASDNGLPLIVTAAGPVNPVGVSADILRALSARAQAALEGELDGVVITVPAYFDDAQRQGTKDAARLAGLHVLRLLNEPTAAAIAYGLDSGQEGVIAVYDLGGGTFDISILRLSRGVFEVLATGGDSALGGDDFDHLLADWLREQAGVADRSDHGVQRQLLDAAIAAKIALSDADSVRVEVAGWQGEVTRAQFEALIAPLVKRTLMACRRALKDAGVAADEVLEAVMVGGSTRVPLVREQVGAFFGRTPLTSIDPDKVVAIGAAIQADILVGNKPDSDMLLLDVIPLSLGLETMGGLVEKVIPRNTTIPVARAQEFTTFKDGQSAMMIHVLQGERELVQDCRSLARFTLRGLPPLPAGGAHIRVTFQVDADGLLSVTAMEKSTGVEASIQVKPSYGLSDSEIAGMIKDSMANAQSDVGARKLAEQRVEAARVLESLQGALATDAALLSEAESQAIAAATQALQQAAQGEDPAAIEDAIKTLDAQTQDFAARRMDASIRRALAGHSVDEV, from the coding sequence ATGGCCTTATTACAAATTAGTGAGCCTGGCCTCAGCGCCGCGCCGCACCAGCGACGTCTGGCCGCCGGCATCGACTTAGGCACCACCAACTCGCTGGTCGCCACGGTGCGCAGCGGGCAAGCGGAAACGCTGGCCGACGATCAGGGGCGCCATTTGCTGCCTTCGGTGGTGCATTATCAGGCGGACGCGCAGCGCGTCGGCTGGGAGGCGCACCAACAGGCGGCGCAGGATCCGGCCAATACCGTCAGCTCCATCAAACGCATGATGGGCCGCTCGTTGGCGGACGTGCAGCAACGTTACCCGAACCTGCCGTACCAATTCCAAGCCAGCGACAACGGCCTGCCGCTGATCGTCACCGCCGCCGGCCCGGTTAACCCGGTCGGCGTTTCCGCCGACATCCTGCGGGCTCTGTCCGCGCGCGCGCAAGCGGCGCTGGAAGGCGAGCTGGATGGCGTCGTGATCACCGTTCCCGCTTACTTCGACGACGCGCAGCGCCAGGGCACCAAAGACGCGGCGCGTCTGGCCGGCCTGCATGTCCTGCGCCTGCTGAACGAACCGACCGCTGCGGCGATCGCCTACGGGCTGGATTCCGGCCAGGAAGGGGTGATCGCGGTTTACGATCTGGGCGGCGGCACCTTTGATATCTCCATTCTGCGCCTCAGCCGCGGCGTGTTCGAAGTGCTGGCCACCGGCGGCGATTCCGCGCTGGGCGGTGACGATTTCGATCATCTGTTGGCCGACTGGCTGCGTGAGCAGGCCGGCGTGGCCGATCGCAGCGATCACGGCGTGCAGCGCCAACTGCTGGATGCCGCCATCGCCGCCAAAATCGCATTAAGCGATGCCGACAGCGTGCGCGTTGAGGTGGCCGGTTGGCAGGGCGAAGTGACCCGCGCCCAGTTTGAAGCGCTGATCGCCCCGCTGGTGAAACGTACGCTGATGGCTTGCCGCCGCGCGCTGAAAGACGCCGGCGTCGCCGCCGACGAGGTGCTGGAAGCGGTGATGGTCGGCGGCTCCACCCGCGTGCCTCTGGTGCGTGAGCAGGTGGGGGCCTTCTTCGGCCGCACGCCGCTGACGTCGATCGATCCGGATAAAGTGGTCGCCATCGGCGCCGCGATCCAGGCCGACATCCTGGTGGGCAACAAGCCGGACAGCGACATGCTGCTGCTGGACGTGATCCCGCTGTCGCTGGGCCTCGAAACCATGGGTGGCCTGGTGGAGAAAGTGATCCCGCGCAACACCACCATTCCGGTGGCGCGCGCGCAGGAGTTCACCACCTTTAAAGACGGCCAGAGCGCAATGATGATCCACGTGCTGCAGGGCGAGCGCGAGCTGGTGCAGGATTGCCGTTCGCTGGCGCGTTTCACGCTGCGCGGCCTGCCGCCGCTGCCTGCCGGGGGCGCGCATATTCGCGTCACCTTCCAGGTGGATGCCGACGGCCTGTTGAGCGTCACCGCGATGGAGAAATCCACCGGCGTGGAAGCCTCGATCCAGGTCAAGCCGTCGTACGGCCTGTCGGACAGCGAAATCGCCGGCATGATTAAGGATTCGATGGCCAACGCGCAAAGCGACGTGGGCGCGCGCAAGCTGGCGGAGCAACGCGTGGAAGCCGCGCGGGTGCTGGAAAGCCTGCAGGGCGCGCTGGCCACCGACGCCGCGCTGCTGAGCGAGGCGGAAAGCCAGGCGATCGCCGCCGCGACCCAGGCGTTGCAGCAGGCGGCGCAGGGTGAAGATCCCGCCGCTATCGAAGACGCCATCAAAACATTAGATGCACAAACGCAAGATTTTGCCGCGCGCCGCATGGACGCTTCCATTCGCCGCGCGCTGGCTGGCCATTCTGTGGATGAGGTTTAA
- the ndk gene encoding nucleoside-diphosphate kinase, with amino-acid sequence MTVERTFSIVKPNAVANNDIGAIYARFERAGFKIIAAKMLRLTREQAEGFYAEHKGRPFFDGLVEFMTSGPIMVQVLESENAVQRNRDIMGATNPDNALAGTLRADYADSFTANAVHGSDSVESAQREIAYFFNESEICAR; translated from the coding sequence ATGACCGTAGAACGTACCTTTTCCATCGTTAAACCAAACGCTGTAGCCAACAACGACATCGGCGCTATCTACGCGCGTTTCGAGCGCGCCGGTTTCAAAATCATCGCCGCTAAAATGCTGCGTCTGACTCGCGAACAAGCTGAAGGCTTCTACGCTGAGCACAAAGGCCGCCCATTCTTCGACGGTCTGGTTGAGTTCATGACCTCTGGCCCAATCATGGTGCAGGTTCTGGAATCTGAAAACGCCGTGCAGCGCAACCGCGACATCATGGGCGCAACCAACCCGGACAACGCACTGGCCGGCACCCTGCGCGCCGACTACGCGGACAGCTTCACCGCTAACGCCGTTCACGGTTCCGACTCCGTTGAATCCGCACAGCGTGAAATCGCTTACTTCTTCAACGAAAGCGAAATCTGCGCACGTTAA
- the pilW gene encoding type IV pilus biogenesis/stability protein PilW, with amino-acid sequence MKLKLWGVWLAAGLLAGCSGSAPEKEAQVSEAGQTRLQLGLEYLQQGDMDAARQNLEKALDAAPQDYRTQLGMALYAQRNGENAAAEQRYRQALKLAPGNGTVLNNYGAFLCGLGQYVPAQQQFSAAALAPDYGQVADSLENAGYCFLKAGQNDEARTLLSRALKVDPDKGAPLLAEAEKQFGEGKRAQSQLLLDVYQHVLPASASSLWLQIRFAALAGRQDSVQRYGKQLARSFPQSKQYQQFLANEY; translated from the coding sequence ATGAAGCTGAAACTGTGGGGTGTGTGGCTGGCGGCCGGACTGTTGGCCGGGTGTTCCGGTTCAGCGCCGGAAAAGGAAGCGCAAGTCTCTGAGGCGGGCCAGACGCGGTTGCAACTGGGCCTGGAGTACCTGCAGCAAGGCGACATGGACGCCGCGCGCCAGAACCTGGAAAAGGCGCTGGACGCGGCCCCGCAGGATTACCGCACGCAGTTGGGCATGGCGCTCTACGCGCAGCGGAACGGTGAAAATGCCGCGGCCGAACAGCGTTATCGGCAAGCGCTCAAACTTGCGCCGGGCAATGGCACCGTCTTGAATAATTACGGTGCGTTTCTTTGCGGTTTAGGGCAGTATGTACCGGCGCAACAGCAGTTTAGCGCTGCGGCGCTGGCGCCCGATTATGGCCAGGTCGCCGACAGCCTGGAAAACGCAGGTTACTGTTTTCTCAAGGCCGGACAAAACGATGAAGCGCGCACGCTGTTGAGCCGCGCGCTGAAAGTCGATCCGGACAAAGGCGCTCCGCTGCTGGCGGAGGCCGAAAAGCAATTTGGAGAAGGGAAGCGCGCCCAGTCGCAACTTTTATTGGATGTTTATCAGCATGTTCTGCCGGCCAGCGCCAGCAGCTTATGGTTACAGATTCGTTTCGCCGCGTTAGCCGGCCGCCAGGATAGCGTTCAACGCTATGGCAAGCAGCTAGCGCGAAGTTTTCCACAATCCAAACAGTACCAGCAGTTCTTAGCTAATGAATACTGA
- the fdx gene encoding ISC system 2Fe-2S type ferredoxin yields the protein MPKIVFLPHQDLCPEGAVLEAEKGESILNVALRNGIEIEHACEKSCACTTCHCIVREGFDSLEESSELEDDMLDKAWGLEPESRLSCQALVADEDLVVEMPRYTVNHAREH from the coding sequence ATGCCTAAAATTGTTTTCCTGCCCCATCAAGATCTGTGCCCGGAAGGGGCGGTTCTGGAAGCCGAAAAAGGGGAGTCGATCCTCAACGTTGCGCTGCGCAACGGCATTGAAATCGAGCACGCCTGCGAGAAATCCTGCGCCTGCACCACCTGCCACTGCATCGTGCGTGAAGGTTTCGATTCGCTGGAAGAGAGCAGCGAGCTGGAAGACGACATGCTGGACAAAGCCTGGGGGCTGGAGCCTGAAAGCCGTCTGAGCTGCCAGGCGCTGGTCGCCGACGAAGATCTGGTGGTCGAAATGCCGCGTTACACCGTCAACCACGCGCGTGAGCATTAA
- the hscB gene encoding co-chaperone HscB, whose protein sequence is MDYFTLFGLPVRYTVDGSLLASRFQDLQRQFHPDRFANQPERERLMALQQAATINEAYQALKHPLKRAEYMLSLHGFDLGNEQHTMRDTAFLMEQLELREELDAIERKPDAESLLADFGARLATSLKQRSALMLQQLDSEQWADAADTVRKLRFLDKLQQQVEQLEEKLLGFE, encoded by the coding sequence ATGGATTACTTTACTTTATTCGGGCTGCCAGTTCGCTACACCGTGGACGGCAGCCTGCTTGCGTCCCGCTTCCAGGATCTGCAGCGCCAATTCCACCCCGATCGTTTCGCCAACCAGCCGGAGCGCGAACGCCTGATGGCGTTGCAGCAGGCGGCGACCATCAATGAAGCCTACCAGGCGCTGAAGCACCCGTTAAAACGCGCGGAGTATATGCTATCTTTGCACGGCTTCGATCTGGGCAACGAACAGCATACGATGCGCGACACCGCGTTTCTGATGGAACAGCTGGAGCTGCGTGAAGAGCTTGACGCCATTGAGCGCAAACCGGATGCGGAAAGCCTGCTGGCCGATTTCGGCGCGCGGCTGGCCACCTCCCTCAAGCAGCGCAGCGCGCTGATGCTGCAGCAGTTGGACAGTGAACAGTGGGCGGATGCCGCCGACACCGTGCGCAAGCTGCGCTTTTTGGACAAACTCCAGCAACAGGTTGAACAACTCGAAGAAAAACTGCTGGGTTTTGAGTAA
- the rodZ gene encoding cytoskeleton protein RodZ, which produces MNTEASQDKTVSMTTGQRLRQAREQLGLSQQTVAERLCLKMSTVRDIEEDSVSADLASTFVRGYIRSYAKLVHLPEDELLPMLAKQAPLKMAKVAPMQSFSLGKRRKKRDGWLMSFTWLIVFVVIGLTGAWWWQNHKAQQEEIATMADQSSAQLSQNNEGQSVPLTDGNADAGTNVPLTDNSAAPADTGAAAQAPAATAQAPSAAQQPAVVSPSQTTLPETAPAAQAPLPTADAGVAAPAADPNALVMDFSADCWLQVTDASGKTLFSGTQKQGGKLNLTGTAPYKLTIGAPAAVQIQYQGKPVDLSRFVKSNRVARLTVAAQ; this is translated from the coding sequence ATGAATACTGAAGCCTCCCAAGATAAAACCGTATCCATGACGACGGGCCAGCGCCTGCGTCAGGCCCGTGAGCAACTCGGGCTGAGCCAACAGACCGTTGCAGAACGCCTGTGTCTCAAAATGTCCACCGTGCGCGATATCGAGGAAGACAGCGTGTCCGCTGACCTCGCGTCCACCTTCGTGCGCGGCTACATCCGTTCCTACGCCAAGCTGGTGCATCTGCCGGAAGACGAACTGCTGCCGATGTTGGCCAAGCAGGCGCCGTTGAAGATGGCGAAAGTGGCGCCGATGCAAAGTTTCTCGCTGGGCAAGCGCCGCAAGAAACGCGACGGCTGGCTGATGAGCTTCACCTGGCTTATCGTGTTCGTGGTGATCGGCCTGACCGGCGCCTGGTGGTGGCAAAACCACAAGGCGCAGCAGGAAGAGATCGCCACCATGGCCGATCAATCCTCGGCACAGCTTTCACAGAATAACGAAGGGCAGTCCGTGCCGCTGACCGACGGCAATGCCGACGCCGGCACCAACGTGCCGTTGACCGACAACAGCGCCGCGCCGGCTGATACCGGCGCAGCGGCTCAGGCGCCTGCGGCGACCGCCCAGGCGCCGAGCGCGGCCCAGCAGCCTGCCGTGGTGTCGCCAAGCCAGACCACCCTGCCGGAAACCGCGCCGGCGGCACAAGCGCCGTTGCCGACCGCCGATGCGGGCGTGGCTGCGCCGGCGGCCGATCCGAACGCGCTGGTGATGGATTTCTCCGCCGACTGCTGGCTGCAGGTGACCGACGCGAGCGGTAAAACGCTGTTCAGCGGCACCCAGAAGCAAGGCGGCAAGCTGAACCTGACCGGCACTGCGCCGTATAAACTGACCATCGGCGCGCCGGCGGCAGTTCAGATCCAGTATCAGGGTAAACCGGTTGATTTAAGCCGGTTCGTTAAGTCAAACCGTGTTGCTCGCCTGACCGTCGCCGCGCAGTAA
- a CDS encoding bifunctional tRNA (adenosine(37)-C2)-methyltransferase TrmG/ribosomal RNA large subunit methyltransferase RlmN: protein MLEPITSEHTVSENNSLTTPSVNVEQPAAAKINLLDLNRQQMREFFAEMGEKPFRADQVMKWIYHYCCDDFEQMTDINKVLRGKLQRVAEIRAPEVAEEQRSADGTIKWAIKVGDQQVETVYIPEADRATLCVSSQVGCALECKFCSTAQQGFNRNLRVSEIIGQVWRAAKIIGALKVTGQRPITNVVMMGMGEPLLNLNNVVPAMEIMLDDFGFGLSKRRVTLSTSGVVPALDKLGDMIDVALAISLHAPNDTIRDEIVPINRKYNIETFLSAVRRYLEKSNANQGRVTVEYVMLDHINDSTDDAHQLAEVLKDTPCKINLIPWNPFPGAPYGRSSNSRVDRFSKVLMEYGFTTIVRKTRGDDIDAACGQLAGEVIDRTKRTLKKKMAGEPINVRAV, encoded by the coding sequence ATGTTAGAACCCATCACGTCCGAGCACACCGTGTCTGAAAATAATTCGCTGACTACCCCCTCCGTTAACGTGGAGCAACCGGCTGCGGCCAAAATCAACCTGCTGGATCTGAACCGCCAGCAAATGCGCGAGTTCTTCGCCGAAATGGGCGAGAAACCGTTCCGCGCCGATCAGGTGATGAAGTGGATTTATCACTACTGCTGCGACGATTTCGAGCAGATGACCGACATCAACAAAGTCCTGCGCGGCAAGCTGCAGCGCGTGGCGGAAATCCGCGCGCCGGAAGTGGCGGAAGAACAGCGCTCGGCCGACGGCACCATCAAGTGGGCGATTAAAGTCGGCGATCAGCAGGTCGAAACCGTGTACATCCCGGAAGCCGACCGCGCGACGCTGTGCGTCTCCTCGCAGGTAGGTTGCGCGCTGGAGTGCAAATTCTGTTCGACGGCGCAGCAGGGCTTCAACCGCAACCTGCGCGTGTCGGAAATCATTGGCCAGGTGTGGCGCGCGGCGAAGATCATCGGTGCGCTGAAGGTGACCGGCCAGCGTCCGATCACCAACGTGGTGATGATGGGCATGGGCGAGCCGCTGCTCAACCTGAACAACGTGGTGCCGGCGATGGAAATCATGCTGGACGACTTCGGCTTTGGCCTGTCCAAACGCCGCGTGACCCTGTCTACCTCCGGCGTAGTGCCGGCGCTGGATAAGCTGGGCGACATGATCGACGTGGCGCTGGCGATCTCGCTGCACGCGCCGAACGACACCATCCGCGATGAGATCGTGCCGATCAACCGCAAATACAACATCGAGACCTTCCTGTCCGCGGTGCGTCGCTATCTGGAGAAATCCAACGCCAACCAGGGCCGCGTCACCGTCGAGTATGTGATGCTGGATCATATCAACGACAGCACCGACGACGCGCATCAGCTGGCGGAAGTGCTGAAAGACACGCCGTGCAAGATCAACCTGATCCCATGGAACCCGTTCCCGGGCGCTCCGTACGGCCGCAGCTCCAACAGCCGGGTGGATCGTTTCTCCAAGGTGTTGATGGAATACGGCTTTACGACTATTGTTCGTAAAACCCGCGGTGACGATATCGACGCCGCCTGCGGGCAACTGGCGGGTGAAGTGATCGACCGTACCAAGCGTACCCTGAAAAAGAAAATGGCCGGGGAACCTATCAACGTACGGGCGGTCTGA
- the ispG gene encoding flavodoxin-dependent (E)-4-hydroxy-3-methylbut-2-enyl-diphosphate synthase, which translates to MHNQAPINRRKSTRIYVGKVPIGDGAPIAVQSMTNTRTTDVEATVNQIKALERVGVDIVRVSVPTMDAAEAFKLIKQQVNVPLVADIHFDYRIALQVAEYGVDCLRINPGNIGNESRIRSVVDCARDKNIPIRIGVNGGSLEKDLQEKYGEPTPEALLESAMRHVDILDRLNFDQFKVSVKASDVFLAVQSYRLLASRIDQPLHLGITEAGGARSGSVKSAIGLGMLLSEGIGDTLRISLAADPVEEVKVGFDILKSLRIRARGINFIACPTCSRQEFDVIGTVNALEQRLEDIITPMDVSIIGCVVNGPGEALVSTMGVTGGHKKSGFYEDGVRQKERFDNEQMIDQLEAKIRAKAAMMDESNRITVNLLEK; encoded by the coding sequence ATGCATAACCAAGCGCCCATCAACCGTCGAAAATCTACACGCATTTACGTCGGCAAGGTGCCTATTGGTGATGGCGCGCCGATTGCCGTGCAGTCGATGACCAACACCCGTACCACCGATGTTGAAGCAACGGTTAATCAGATCAAAGCGCTGGAGCGCGTGGGCGTCGACATCGTCCGCGTTTCGGTTCCTACCATGGACGCCGCCGAGGCGTTCAAGCTGATCAAGCAGCAGGTCAACGTGCCGCTGGTCGCCGATATCCACTTCGATTATCGCATCGCGCTGCAGGTTGCCGAATATGGCGTAGACTGCCTGCGCATCAACCCGGGCAACATCGGCAACGAATCGCGCATTCGATCGGTGGTGGACTGCGCCCGCGACAAGAACATCCCGATTCGCATCGGCGTCAACGGCGGCTCGCTGGAGAAAGACCTGCAGGAGAAGTACGGCGAACCTACGCCGGAAGCGCTGCTGGAATCCGCCATGCGCCATGTGGACATCCTCGATCGCCTCAACTTCGACCAGTTTAAGGTCAGCGTCAAGGCGTCGGACGTGTTCCTGGCGGTGCAATCCTACCGCTTGCTGGCGTCGCGCATCGATCAGCCGCTGCACCTGGGCATCACCGAAGCCGGCGGCGCGCGCAGCGGGTCGGTCAAATCGGCCATCGGCCTGGGCATGCTGCTGTCTGAAGGCATCGGCGATACCCTGCGCATCTCGCTGGCGGCGGATCCGGTCGAAGAGGTGAAGGTCGGTTTCGACATCCTGAAGTCGTTGCGCATCCGCGCGCGCGGCATCAACTTCATCGCCTGCCCGACCTGCTCGCGTCAGGAGTTCGACGTGATCGGCACGGTGAACGCGCTGGAGCAGCGCCTGGAAGACATCATCACGCCGATGGACGTCTCGATCATCGGTTGCGTGGTGAACGGCCCGGGCGAAGCGCTGGTGTCCACCATGGGCGTGACCGGCGGCCACAAGAAGAGCGGCTTCTACGAAGACGGCGTGCGCCAGAAAGAGCGTTTCGACAACGAACAGATGATCGACCAGCTGGAAGCGAAGATTCGCGCCAAGGCCGCGATGATGGACGAAAGCAACCGTATCACGGTCAATCTGCTGGAAAAATAA
- the iscU gene encoding Fe-S cluster assembly scaffold IscU, which produces MAYSEKVIDHYENPRNVGSFDNEDPTVGSGMVGAPACGDVMKLQIKVNDEGIIEDARFKTYGCGSAIASSSLVTEWMKGKSLDQAEAIKNTQIAEELELPPVKIHCSILAEDAIKAAIADYKSKHSAK; this is translated from the coding sequence ATGGCTTACAGCGAAAAAGTAATCGATCATTATGAAAACCCGCGCAACGTGGGTTCTTTCGACAACGAAGATCCAACCGTCGGCAGCGGCATGGTAGGGGCGCCGGCTTGTGGCGACGTCATGAAGCTGCAAATCAAGGTTAACGATGAAGGCATCATCGAAGACGCGCGCTTTAAAACTTACGGCTGCGGTTCCGCCATCGCCTCCAGCTCGCTGGTGACCGAATGGATGAAAGGCAAGTCGCTCGATCAGGCTGAAGCGATCAAAAACACCCAGATCGCCGAAGAGCTGGAATTGCCGCCGGTCAAAATTCACTGCTCGATCCTGGCTGAAGACGCCATCAAAGCAGCGATTGCCGACTATAAGAGCAAGCATAGCGCCAAGTAA
- the sseB gene encoding enhanced serine sensitivity protein SseB — translation MSSHHHDAAPSENELERLLKLAVTEPAHRPAFFRELLEATVLILGDSEQVQQDGDITLNADTPVNIQHWEKQDGGSIIPFFTSLEALQKAVEDEQPFIAMPARVLFEITQGADLFLNPKAEYGKEFYPEEVAMLLATGGVVKPVEHYVDKETQILLGQPEEYPSAMVDALTTLFSQRKPVRRAFLALMHDQAADEKPNLLIGLEVDAEPAEIEALINEAGSVASETAPNDEPVDFCLVSEKERGISHYLIAHTQPFYQRRWGSWLRNLIPSTDKTQ, via the coding sequence ATGAGTTCCCATCATCACGATGCCGCCCCGAGCGAGAACGAGCTTGAACGCCTGCTGAAGCTGGCGGTGACGGAGCCGGCCCACCGTCCGGCGTTCTTCCGTGAACTGCTCGAGGCCACGGTGCTGATCCTCGGCGACAGCGAGCAGGTGCAGCAGGACGGCGACATCACGCTGAACGCGGATACGCCGGTCAATATCCAGCATTGGGAAAAGCAGGACGGCGGCAGCATCATTCCGTTCTTCACCTCGCTGGAAGCGTTGCAGAAGGCCGTTGAGGACGAACAGCCGTTCATCGCCATGCCGGCGCGGGTGCTGTTCGAAATCACCCAGGGCGCGGATCTGTTCCTCAACCCGAAGGCGGAGTACGGCAAAGAGTTCTACCCGGAAGAGGTGGCGATGCTGCTGGCGACCGGCGGCGTCGTCAAACCGGTTGAGCATTACGTCGACAAAGAAACCCAAATCCTGTTGGGGCAGCCCGAAGAGTACCCGTCGGCGATGGTGGATGCGCTGACCACGCTGTTCAGCCAGCGCAAACCGGTGCGCCGCGCGTTTCTGGCGCTGATGCACGACCAGGCGGCGGACGAGAAGCCGAATCTGCTGATCGGGCTGGAAGTGGATGCAGAACCGGCGGAGATCGAGGCGTTGATCAACGAGGCCGGCAGCGTCGCCAGCGAAACGGCGCCAAACGACGAACCGGTGGATTTCTGTCTGGTGTCGGAGAAAGAGCGCGGCATCAGCCACTATCTGATCGCCCATACGCAGCCGTTTTATCAGCGCCGCTGGGGCAGCTGGCTGCGCAATTTGATCCCGTCCACCGACAAGACCCAGTAA
- the iscA gene encoding iron-sulfur cluster assembly protein IscA, with product MSITMSDSAAQRVQAFLTNRGKGLGLRLGVRTSGCSGMAYVLEFVDEANDDDIVFEDKGIKVIIDGKSLVYLDGTELDFVKEGLNEGFKFNNPNVSSECGCGESFNV from the coding sequence ATGTCTATTACCATGAGCGACAGCGCTGCGCAGCGTGTTCAGGCGTTTTTGACGAACCGCGGCAAAGGTCTCGGCCTGCGTCTGGGAGTGCGAACTTCCGGCTGTTCTGGGATGGCGTACGTGCTGGAATTTGTTGACGAAGCCAACGATGACGACATCGTATTTGAAGACAAAGGCATCAAGGTGATCATCGACGGCAAGAGCCTGGTCTACCTTGACGGCACCGAGCTTGATTTCGTTAAGGAAGGCCTGAACGAAGGCTTCAAGTTCAACAACCCGAACGTCTCAAGCGAGTGCGGCTGCGGCGAGAGTTTCAACGTCTGA
- the pepB gene encoding aminopeptidase PepB: protein MTTEFMQVMLSQQPADARWGEKALLSTNGEGMTIHLTGADKLGAIQRAGRKIDGQGIKNVKLAGDGWDLENSWAFWQGYRGPKGQRNVEWADLPEAARQELDKRLKIVDWVRDTINMPAEELGPEQLATRAVDLMCDVGCDAVSYRITKGEDLREQNYAGIHTVGRGSERPPVLLALDFNPTGNPDAPVFACLVGKGITFDTGGYSLKQSAFMDSMKADMGGAATITGALALAAARGLKQRVKLYLCCADNMVSGNAFKLGDIIRYRNGKTVEVMNTDAEGRLVLADGLIDASEQNPQLIIDCATLTGAAKTAVGNDYHALFSFDDALAQELLSSAAAEQEPFWRLPLAEFHRSQLPSNFAELNNVAGPAYTAGASTAAAFLSHFVKNYQQGWLHIDCSATYRKGAVEQWSAGATGLGVRTLANLLLSKAK from the coding sequence ATGACAACAGAATTCATGCAGGTCATGCTGTCGCAACAACCTGCCGACGCCCGCTGGGGCGAGAAAGCGCTGCTGAGCACCAACGGCGAAGGGATGACCATCCATCTGACCGGCGCCGACAAGCTGGGCGCGATCCAGCGCGCGGGCCGCAAAATTGACGGCCAGGGCATCAAAAACGTCAAGCTGGCCGGCGACGGTTGGGATTTGGAAAACAGCTGGGCGTTTTGGCAGGGCTACCGCGGGCCGAAAGGGCAGCGCAACGTCGAATGGGCCGATCTGCCGGAAGCCGCGCGTCAGGAGCTGGATAAGCGCCTGAAGATCGTTGACTGGGTGCGCGACACCATCAATATGCCGGCGGAAGAGCTGGGGCCGGAGCAATTGGCGACCCGCGCCGTCGATCTGATGTGCGACGTCGGCTGCGATGCCGTCAGCTACCGCATCACCAAGGGCGAAGATCTGCGCGAGCAGAACTATGCCGGCATCCACACCGTCGGCCGCGGTTCCGAACGCCCGCCGGTGCTGCTGGCGCTGGACTTCAACCCGACCGGCAACCCGGATGCGCCGGTGTTCGCATGCCTGGTCGGCAAGGGCATCACCTTCGATACCGGCGGTTATAGCCTGAAACAGAGCGCCTTTATGGATTCGATGAAGGCTGACATGGGCGGCGCAGCGACCATCACCGGCGCGCTGGCGCTGGCGGCGGCGCGCGGCCTGAAGCAGCGCGTGAAGCTGTACCTGTGCTGCGCCGACAACATGGTCAGCGGCAACGCCTTCAAACTGGGTGATATCATTCGCTATCGCAACGGCAAAACCGTTGAGGTGATGAACACCGATGCGGAAGGGCGCCTGGTGCTGGCCGACGGCCTGATCGACGCTTCTGAGCAGAATCCGCAGCTGATTATCGACTGCGCGACCCTGACCGGCGCGGCCAAAACCGCGGTGGGCAACGACTATCACGCCCTGTTCAGCTTCGACGATGCGCTGGCGCAAGAGCTGCTCAGCAGCGCCGCCGCCGAGCAAGAGCCGTTCTGGCGTCTGCCGCTGGCCGAGTTCCACCGCAGCCAGCTGCCATCCAACTTCGCCGAATTGAACAACGTGGCCGGCCCGGCCTACACCGCCGGCGCCAGCACTGCGGCGGCCTTCCTGTCGCACTTCGTCAAGAATTACCAACAGGGCTGGCTGCACATCGACTGTTCCGCCACTTACCGCAAAGGCGCGGTGGAGCAGTGGTCGGCCGGCGCGACCGGGCTGGGCGTGCGCACCCTGGCCAATCTGTTGCTGAGCAAAGCCAAATAA